A part of Micromonospora chersina genomic DNA contains:
- a CDS encoding PhoH family protein, with protein sequence MTTRRTPAGADQTPASTATTRRSTRGRRTAAASAGAEEPRPAGQAFVLDTSVLLSDPAAFHRFAEHEVVLPLVVISELEGKRHHPELGWFARQSLRMLDELRVRHGRLDRPVPANDQGGTLRVELNHTDDGVLPPGFRNESNDARILSVALNLAAEGREVTLVSKDMPLRVKAASVGLRADEYRHGQASDPTWTGMAELELAEEEIGRLYAGETLDLDAAAGLPCHTGLVLHSGRGSALGRVLPDKTVRLVRGDREAFGVHGRSAEQRVALDLLLDESIGIVSLGGRAGTGKSALALCAGLEAVMERRRHKKVVVFRPLYAVGGQELGYLPGSESEKMSPWAQAVFDTLGSVVHENVLEEVTSRGLLEVLPLTHIRGRSLHDAFVIVDEAQSLERGVLLTVLSRIGQGSRVVLTHDVAQRDNLRVGRHDGVTAVIEALKGHHLFAHVTLSRSERSPIAAMVTDLLEDIPL encoded by the coding sequence GTGACCACTCGCCGTACCCCCGCCGGTGCCGACCAGACCCCGGCCTCGACCGCCACCACCCGCCGGAGCACCCGCGGTCGCCGTACCGCCGCCGCGTCCGCCGGCGCCGAGGAGCCCCGACCAGCCGGCCAGGCCTTCGTCCTGGACACCTCGGTCCTCCTGTCCGACCCCGCGGCGTTCCACCGCTTCGCGGAGCACGAGGTGGTGCTGCCGCTGGTGGTGATCTCCGAGCTGGAGGGCAAGCGCCACCACCCCGAGCTGGGCTGGTTCGCCCGGCAGTCGCTGCGCATGCTGGACGAGCTGCGGGTGCGGCACGGCCGGCTGGACCGGCCGGTGCCCGCCAACGACCAGGGCGGCACCCTCCGGGTGGAGCTGAACCACACCGACGACGGGGTGCTGCCGCCCGGGTTCCGGAACGAGTCGAACGACGCCCGGATCCTCTCCGTGGCGCTCAACCTCGCCGCCGAGGGGCGCGAGGTCACCCTGGTCAGCAAGGACATGCCGCTGCGGGTGAAGGCGGCCTCGGTCGGCCTGCGCGCCGACGAGTACCGGCACGGTCAGGCCAGCGATCCCACCTGGACCGGGATGGCCGAGCTGGAGCTGGCCGAGGAGGAGATCGGCCGGCTGTACGCGGGGGAGACGTTGGACCTCGACGCCGCCGCCGGCCTGCCCTGCCACACCGGCCTGGTGCTGCACTCCGGGCGGGGCTCGGCGCTCGGCCGGGTGCTGCCGGACAAGACGGTCCGGCTGGTCCGTGGCGACCGGGAGGCGTTCGGCGTGCACGGCCGCTCGGCGGAGCAGCGGGTCGCGCTCGACCTGCTGCTGGACGAGTCGATAGGCATCGTCTCGCTCGGCGGCCGGGCCGGCACGGGCAAGTCGGCGCTGGCGCTCTGCGCCGGCCTGGAGGCGGTGATGGAGCGCCGCCGGCACAAGAAGGTCGTCGTGTTCCGCCCGTTGTACGCGGTCGGCGGCCAGGAGCTGGGCTACCTGCCCGGCTCGGAGTCGGAGAAGATGTCGCCCTGGGCCCAGGCCGTCTTCGACACCCTCGGCTCGGTGGTGCACGAGAACGTGCTGGAGGAGGTCACCTCGCGGGGCCTGCTGGAGGTCCTGCCGCTGACCCACATCCGCGGCCGGAGCCTGCACGACGCCTTCGTCATCGTCGACGAGGCGCAGTCGCTGGAGCGCGGTGTCCTGCTCACCGTGCTGTCCCGGATCGGTCAGGGCTCGCGGGTGGTGCTCACCCACGACGTGGCGCAGCGGGACAACCTCCGGGTCGGGCGGCATGACGGGGTGACCGCGGTGATCGAGGCGCTGAAGGGCCATCACCTCTTCGCGCACGTCACCCTCAGCCGTTCGGAGCGATCTCCCATCGCCGCCATGGTCACCGATCTGTTGGAGGACATTCCGCTCTGA